A window from Dehalococcoidia bacterium encodes these proteins:
- a CDS encoding ABC transporter ATP-binding protein: protein MIKLQSINKQYKNFYAVKNLNLEVRDGEIFGIIGHNGAGKTTTLKMMVGLLTPTSGTIEVMGRNMAKESTQIKQSIGYLPEESPLYENMTVSDYLMFFAELYKLPKDRAKARIEELLESLKLEDRNKYTGELSKGMRRKVAIARTLLHDPQLLVLDEPNSGLDPLTSFFIIDYLKNLNRQGKTIVLSAHNLFHVEYICHRVAIIKKGELVVCDTIEAMRRKFGKREYEVIFKADAELRYEKRDGNYLFRASEVSEIARLLQKISEQNWALVDLSVKQSALEEMYVNIMEKD, encoded by the coding sequence ATGATCAAACTCCAGTCGATCAACAAACAATACAAGAACTTCTATGCTGTAAAGAACCTGAACCTTGAAGTCAGGGACGGAGAGATATTCGGTATCATCGGGCACAACGGGGCAGGAAAAACCACCACGCTCAAAATGATGGTAGGCCTGCTGACACCCACCTCCGGCACCATCGAGGTGATGGGCCGGAACATGGCTAAAGAAAGCACTCAGATCAAGCAGTCGATCGGATACCTGCCGGAAGAAAGCCCCCTCTATGAAAATATGACCGTTTCCGATTATCTGATGTTCTTCGCCGAGCTTTACAAATTGCCCAAGGACCGGGCAAAGGCGCGCATCGAGGAGCTGCTGGAATCGCTGAAGCTGGAGGATCGGAACAAATACACGGGCGAACTTTCCAAGGGAATGCGGCGAAAGGTGGCCATCGCTCGAACCCTGCTTCATGATCCGCAACTGCTGGTGCTGGATGAACCGAACTCCGGACTCGATCCGCTGACATCCTTTTTCATTATCGATTACCTCAAGAACCTCAACAGACAGGGCAAGACCATTGTCCTGAGCGCCCATAACCTGTTTCACGTGGAATATATCTGCCACCGGGTGGCGATCATCAAAAAGGGCGAACTGGTGGTCTGCGACACCATCGAAGCCATGCGCCGGAAGTTCGGCAAACGGGAGTATGAGGTGATCTTCAAAGCCGATGCCGAACTCAGATATGAAAAAAGGGACGGGAACTACCTCTTCCGGGCTTCGGAGGTCTCCGAAATCGCCCGGCTTCTGCAGAAGATTTCGGAACAGAACTGGGCGCTGGTTGATCTCTCGGTAAAGCAATCCGCCCTGGAAGAGATGTACGTCAATATCATGGAAAAAGATTAA